A single window of Streptomyces xanthii DNA harbors:
- a CDS encoding class I SAM-dependent methyltransferase — MCGMTTTSDRPAADVLAAFEAAKGFMPLDEGLALYAAAVEAGALGLPLLEVGTYCGRSTILLADAARAAGVSALTVDHHRGSEEQQPGWEYHDPETVDPVVGLMDTLPTFRRTLHAAGLEDHVVALVGKSPRVAKAWGGKLGLVFIDGGHTDEHATADYEGWAPHVAEGGLLLIHDVFPVKHDEWTGQAPYRVYLRALESGAFTEVSVCDSLRVLRRTGPGI; from the coding sequence ATGTGCGGCATGACCACCACAAGCGACCGTCCCGCCGCCGACGTCCTCGCCGCCTTCGAGGCCGCCAAGGGGTTCATGCCGCTCGACGAGGGGCTCGCGCTGTACGCGGCCGCCGTCGAGGCCGGCGCGCTCGGGCTGCCGCTCCTGGAGGTCGGCACGTACTGCGGGCGTTCGACGATCCTGCTCGCCGACGCCGCGCGCGCGGCCGGCGTGAGCGCCCTCACGGTCGACCACCACCGCGGCAGCGAGGAGCAGCAGCCGGGCTGGGAGTACCACGACCCTGAGACCGTCGACCCGGTCGTCGGTCTGATGGACACGCTGCCGACGTTCCGCCGCACGCTGCACGCGGCGGGCCTGGAGGACCACGTCGTCGCGCTGGTCGGGAAGTCGCCGCGGGTCGCGAAGGCGTGGGGCGGCAAGCTCGGCCTCGTCTTCATCGACGGCGGTCACACCGACGAGCACGCCACCGCGGACTACGAGGGCTGGGCGCCGCACGTCGCCGAGGGCGGACTGCTGCTCATCCACGACGTGTTCCCCGTCAAGCACGACGAGTGGACCGGCCAGGCCCCGTACCGCGTGTACCTCAGGGCACTGGAGTCCGGGGCGTTCACCGAGGTCTCGGTGTGCGACTCGCTGCGCGTCCTGCGCCGAACGGGCCCGGGAATCTGA
- a CDS encoding MFS transporter, whose product MSLPTTSSRRTGGVVPVLAFTGIVVAVMQTLLVPVIKDLPELLDTAPSDATWVLTATLLAGAVSTPIMGRLGDLAGKRRMLLASLAVMVVGSLICGFTDNLLVMIAGRALQGFAMGAIPLGIGLMRDMLPPEKLGSAMALMSSSIGVGGGLALPLAALVAQHADWHALFFGAAGLGVVAIALTLAFVPESPLRAPGRFDLAGAIGLSAGLVLLLLPITKGSDWGWGSGTTLALFAAALVVLVAWGVMELRLKAPLVDLRTSARREVLLTNLASIMVGVAFYAISLVLPQLLQLPTATGYGLGQSMVVAGLCVAPLGLTMMLTAPVYARLSARFGPKITLILGMLIIAVGYGAGLGLMSAAWQTIIISVVIGAGIGLAYSSLPALIIGAVDPSETGAANGLNTLMRSIGTSVSSAVIGMVLANTADHVGGVAIPTMHGFRVAFLIATGAVVGGVVLAVFLPGRRAAAVQLRASSEEDAGLARAEEALAAFRGRVLDPAGVPVPRAKVTLIDRRGRQAGAALTDADGSYSLSVPDGGAYVLAATAPGHAPHASSATHHGAPGPVPLDLPLTPVTEQVR is encoded by the coding sequence ATGTCCCTACCGACGACCTCGTCCCGCCGCACCGGCGGCGTCGTCCCCGTCCTCGCCTTCACCGGCATCGTCGTCGCCGTCATGCAGACCCTGCTCGTCCCGGTCATCAAGGACCTGCCGGAACTGCTGGACACCGCGCCCTCCGACGCCACGTGGGTCCTGACCGCCACGCTCCTCGCCGGCGCCGTCTCCACCCCGATCATGGGGCGCCTCGGTGACCTCGCGGGCAAGCGCCGGATGCTGCTCGCCAGTCTCGCCGTCATGGTCGTCGGCTCGCTGATCTGCGGTTTCACCGACAACCTGCTCGTGATGATCGCCGGGCGCGCGCTCCAGGGCTTCGCCATGGGTGCCATCCCGCTCGGCATCGGCCTGATGCGCGACATGCTGCCGCCGGAGAAGCTCGGCTCGGCGATGGCCCTGATGTCCTCCTCGATCGGCGTCGGCGGCGGCCTCGCGCTGCCGCTGGCCGCGCTCGTCGCCCAGCACGCCGACTGGCACGCCCTCTTCTTCGGCGCGGCCGGTCTCGGCGTCGTCGCGATCGCGCTGACCCTGGCCTTCGTACCGGAGAGCCCGCTGCGCGCGCCGGGCCGCTTCGACCTCGCGGGCGCCATCGGGCTCTCCGCCGGTCTGGTCCTGCTGCTCCTGCCGATCACCAAGGGCAGCGACTGGGGCTGGGGGTCGGGGACGACCCTCGCCCTGTTCGCCGCGGCCCTCGTCGTGCTCGTCGCCTGGGGCGTGATGGAGCTGCGCCTCAAGGCCCCGCTCGTCGACCTGCGCACCAGCGCCCGCCGCGAGGTGCTGCTCACCAACCTCGCCTCGATCATGGTCGGCGTCGCGTTCTACGCGATCTCGCTGGTGCTGCCCCAGCTGCTGCAGCTGCCCACCGCGACCGGGTACGGCCTCGGCCAGTCCATGGTCGTCGCGGGTCTGTGCGTGGCGCCGCTGGGCCTGACCATGATGCTGACCGCCCCGGTGTACGCCCGCCTCTCGGCGCGGTTCGGCCCGAAGATCACGCTGATCCTCGGCATGCTGATCATCGCCGTCGGCTACGGGGCCGGGCTCGGCCTGATGAGCGCGGCCTGGCAGACCATCATCATCTCGGTCGTGATCGGCGCGGGCATCGGCCTCGCCTACTCCTCGCTCCCTGCACTGATCATCGGCGCGGTCGACCCGTCCGAGACGGGTGCGGCCAACGGCCTGAACACCCTGATGCGCTCCATCGGCACCTCCGTGTCCTCGGCCGTCATCGGCATGGTCCTCGCGAACACCGCGGACCACGTCGGCGGTGTCGCGATCCCGACGATGCACGGTTTCCGCGTCGCGTTCCTGATCGCCACCGGTGCGGTGGTGGGCGGTGTCGTGCTCGCCGTGTTCCTGCCGGGGCGACGTGCCGCGGCGGTGCAGCTGCGCGCCAGCAGCGAGGAGGACGCGGGTCTCGCCCGCGCCGAGGAGGCCCTCGCGGCGTTCCGCGGGCGGGTCCTCGACCCGGCCGGGGTTCCGGTGCCCCGCGCCAAGGTCACCCTGATCGACCGGCGCGGCCGCCAGGCGGGGGCCGCCCTCACGGACGCGGACGGCTCCTACTCGCTGTCGGTCCCGGACGGCGGCGCCTACGTCCTGGCCGCGACCGCCCCCGGCCACGCCCCGCACGCCTCCTCCGCCACCCACCACGGCGCCCCGGGCCCGGTACCCCTGGACCTCCCCCTGACCCCCGTCACCGAACAGGTCCGCTGA
- a CDS encoding acyl-CoA dehydrogenase, with the protein MGIAITQEQRELADSVRGWIARAVPPDEVRKLLDAPAAPGVRPPHWDGLAAQGLPGLHLPEDCGGGGGTLLDLAVAVEEAGRAALPGPFLGSALAAEVLRRAGVRELAGALAAGERIGAVAFGPGGLTAVTGPDGLVLDGAAPPVLTGADADLLVLAAETADGTVWLAADAATPGLTVRVHDSADPTRPTAEITASGAAVPTDRVLAVDAGLVRDLAAVLLAADACGGAAWALATAAEHAKVREQFGRPIGQFQGVKHLCADMLVRVEQACALVWDAARALGEEQTAPEAGALVAALAAGTALDAAYTCAKDCIQILGGTGFTWEHDVHLYLRRAVVARQLLGAGDAHRLRAVRLAETGARRELRLELPPEAQAHRDSARTALAPAHGLDPRAARRALAPTGYAAPHLPPPYGLGAGPLQQLAVQQELAAAGIKLSDLGIATWVVPSLLSHGTQEQRDRYLPATLRGELLWCQLFSEPGAGSDLASLRTRAERLPDGRWRINGQKVWTSAAQWADHGILLARTDPDAPKHKGLTYFLVDMKNTDGIDVRPLREITGDALFNEVYFDDAVLPADAVVGEVDDGWRVARHTLGNERVHMADQLTFDTGLEALLARAGDLDGSYRARIGSLAAQAHALACIGLRTTLQQVAGEGPGPGASVRKLVQTPHQQQVAELALELLGPAGALREGPGQRALHGFLLSRCLTIAGGTTQVQLNVVAERILGLPRD; encoded by the coding sequence ATGGGCATCGCCATCACGCAGGAACAGCGGGAACTCGCGGACTCCGTGCGCGGCTGGATCGCGCGCGCCGTACCGCCCGACGAGGTGCGCAAACTGCTCGACGCCCCGGCCGCCCCGGGCGTCCGGCCACCGCACTGGGACGGCCTCGCCGCCCAGGGCCTGCCCGGCCTGCACCTGCCCGAGGACTGCGGCGGCGGAGGCGGCACCCTGCTCGACCTCGCCGTGGCCGTCGAGGAGGCAGGCCGGGCCGCGCTGCCCGGCCCCTTCCTCGGCAGCGCCCTCGCGGCCGAGGTGCTGCGCCGGGCCGGAGTGCGCGAGCTCGCCGGCGCGCTGGCCGCAGGGGAGCGGATCGGCGCCGTCGCCTTCGGCCCCGGCGGCCTCACCGCCGTCACCGGCCCCGACGGACTCGTCCTGGACGGCGCCGCGCCGCCCGTCCTCACCGGCGCCGACGCCGACCTCCTCGTCCTCGCCGCCGAGACCGCCGACGGCACCGTGTGGCTCGCCGCCGACGCCGCCACCCCCGGACTCACCGTGCGCGTCCACGACAGCGCCGACCCGACCCGGCCCACCGCCGAGATCACCGCGAGCGGCGCCGCCGTCCCGACCGACCGCGTCCTCGCCGTCGACGCCGGGCTCGTCCGCGACCTCGCCGCCGTACTGCTCGCCGCCGACGCGTGCGGCGGCGCCGCCTGGGCGCTGGCCACCGCCGCCGAACACGCCAAGGTGCGCGAACAGTTCGGGCGGCCCATCGGCCAGTTCCAGGGTGTCAAACACCTCTGCGCCGACATGCTCGTCCGCGTCGAACAGGCCTGCGCGCTGGTCTGGGACGCCGCCCGCGCCCTGGGCGAGGAGCAGACCGCGCCGGAGGCCGGGGCCCTCGTCGCCGCCCTCGCCGCGGGGACCGCCCTCGACGCCGCCTACACCTGCGCCAAGGACTGCATCCAGATCCTCGGCGGCACCGGCTTCACCTGGGAGCACGACGTCCACCTGTACCTGCGCCGCGCCGTCGTCGCCCGGCAGCTCCTCGGCGCCGGCGACGCCCACCGGCTGCGCGCCGTACGCCTCGCCGAGACCGGCGCCCGCCGCGAACTCCGCCTCGAACTGCCCCCCGAGGCCCAGGCCCACCGCGACAGCGCCCGTACGGCGCTCGCCCCCGCCCACGGCCTCGACCCGCGCGCCGCCCGCCGCGCGCTCGCCCCCACCGGATACGCCGCCCCGCACCTCCCGCCCCCGTACGGACTCGGTGCCGGGCCCCTCCAGCAGCTCGCCGTCCAGCAGGAGCTGGCGGCCGCCGGGATCAAGCTGAGCGACCTCGGCATCGCCACCTGGGTCGTCCCCTCGCTCCTCTCCCACGGCACCCAGGAGCAGCGCGACCGCTACCTCCCCGCGACCCTGCGCGGCGAACTCCTGTGGTGCCAGCTGTTCTCCGAACCCGGCGCCGGATCCGACCTCGCCTCCCTGCGCACCCGCGCCGAGCGGCTGCCCGACGGGCGCTGGCGGATCAACGGGCAGAAGGTGTGGACGAGCGCCGCCCAGTGGGCCGACCACGGCATCCTGCTGGCCCGCACCGACCCCGACGCCCCCAAGCACAAGGGACTCACGTACTTCCTCGTCGACATGAAGAACACGGACGGCATCGACGTCCGCCCGCTGCGCGAGATCACCGGCGACGCCCTCTTCAACGAGGTGTACTTCGACGACGCCGTGCTGCCCGCCGACGCGGTGGTCGGCGAGGTCGACGACGGCTGGCGGGTCGCCCGGCACACCCTGGGCAACGAACGCGTCCACATGGCCGACCAGCTGACCTTCGACACCGGTCTGGAGGCCCTGCTCGCACGGGCCGGCGACCTCGACGGCTCCTACCGGGCCCGGATCGGCTCGCTCGCCGCCCAGGCCCACGCGCTCGCCTGCATCGGGCTGCGCACGACGCTCCAGCAGGTCGCGGGGGAGGGGCCGGGGCCCGGCGCCTCCGTACGCAAGCTCGTCCAGACCCCGCACCAGCAGCAGGTCGCCGAACTGGCCCTCGAACTCCTCGGCCCCGCGGGCGCGCTGCGCGAGGGCCCCGGGCAGCGGGCCCTGCACGGCTTCCTCCTGTCCCGTTGCCTCACGATCGCGGGCGGCACGACACAGGTGCAGCTCAACGTGGTGGCGGAACGCATCCTGGGCCTGCCCCGCGACTGA
- a CDS encoding TetR/AcrR family transcriptional regulator translates to MSATPAPETPATAPRGTRTGRPRVTSREQIVAAARRLIDEDGWEKLSMRRLAAELGIGATTLYHHIEGKDDLLVLLLNHYVEQIERPALPEAPRERVVAAAAAMHDALAAWPWAAEILTADGFVGLLDESALWMVEAVLAAAQDHGCTPDRSVEVFRHLWYYTVGEILVRAHSPHRRTDRTPAAFRAAFDADRVPHLAAVAPRWAGLCARDTYPEGLRTFVDGLLGPAGG, encoded by the coding sequence ATGTCCGCAACGCCCGCGCCCGAGACACCCGCGACCGCCCCGAGAGGCACCCGCACGGGCCGCCCCCGCGTCACCTCGCGCGAGCAGATCGTCGCGGCGGCCCGCCGGCTCATCGACGAGGACGGCTGGGAGAAGCTCTCCATGCGCCGGCTCGCCGCGGAGCTCGGCATCGGCGCGACGACCCTCTACCACCACATCGAGGGCAAGGACGACCTCCTCGTCCTCCTCCTCAACCACTACGTCGAGCAGATCGAGCGCCCCGCCCTGCCGGAGGCCCCGCGCGAGCGCGTCGTCGCGGCCGCCGCCGCGATGCACGACGCGCTCGCGGCCTGGCCCTGGGCCGCCGAGATCCTCACCGCCGACGGCTTCGTCGGTCTGCTCGACGAGTCCGCGCTGTGGATGGTGGAGGCCGTCCTCGCCGCCGCCCAGGACCACGGCTGCACCCCGGACCGCTCCGTCGAGGTCTTCCGGCACCTCTGGTACTACACGGTCGGCGAGATCCTCGTCCGCGCCCACTCCCCGCACCGCCGCACCGACCGCACCCCGGCCGCCTTCCGCGCCGCCTTCGACGCCGACCGCGTCCCGCACCTCGCCGCCGTCGCCCCCCGCTGGGCCGGCCTCTGCGCCCGCGACACCTACCCCGAGGGGCTGCGGACCTTCGTCGACGGACTGCTCGGCCCGGCCGGAGGCTGA
- a CDS encoding alpha/beta hydrolase family protein: protein MTISSRRSAVTVALALALSVPLLPAAATAAASPSPSLGAHVSAPTSDAAVQSPSPSPDAAVPELPVPGGAHPVGRRTLHLVDRSRQDLWVPKARGRELMVSLSYPARAARGAAAPYMTVEEARLLLAARGLGDLVRAETVAGIRTHAYRSAAPAPGRYPLVLLSPGFSMPRTTLTSLADELASRGYVVATVDHAYESVATEYPGHRILPCAACEPVDNDPVARAAAVRNRAADLSFVLDELADPHRAGAVSRMIDFRRVGAAGHSIGGASAAATMAADDRVRAGVNLDGDFYLPEPGAGLGRRPFLMMGTADTHAPGSPGTDWPAAWSRLDGWKRWLTVTGSGHYTFTDLPYVAEQLGLPDPSVPLSGTRSRQITSAYVAAFFDLHLRGVSAPLLDGPTAANPEVVFRHPAA from the coding sequence ATGACGATCAGTTCGCGCCGGTCCGCCGTGACCGTGGCCCTCGCCCTCGCCCTGTCCGTGCCGCTCCTCCCGGCCGCCGCGACCGCCGCGGCGTCTCCGTCCCCGTCACTCGGGGCCCACGTGTCCGCCCCGACGTCGGACGCCGCCGTGCAGTCACCGTCGCCGTCACCGGACGCCGCCGTCCCGGAACTGCCGGTTCCAGGCGGGGCGCATCCGGTGGGGCGCCGCACGCTGCACCTCGTCGACCGCAGCCGTCAGGACCTGTGGGTGCCGAAGGCGCGGGGCCGGGAGCTGATGGTGTCCCTGTCCTATCCGGCCCGGGCCGCCCGGGGCGCGGCCGCGCCGTACATGACCGTCGAGGAGGCCCGGCTTCTGCTGGCGGCGCGCGGCCTCGGCGATCTGGTGCGGGCCGAGACCGTCGCAGGGATCCGCACCCACGCGTACCGTTCGGCGGCCCCCGCACCGGGGCGCTACCCGCTGGTCCTGCTCTCGCCCGGCTTCTCGATGCCGCGCACCACGCTCACCTCGCTCGCCGACGAGCTCGCGAGCCGCGGCTATGTCGTCGCGACCGTGGACCACGCGTACGAGTCGGTCGCCACCGAGTACCCGGGGCACCGGATCCTGCCGTGCGCGGCGTGCGAGCCGGTCGACAACGACCCGGTGGCGCGGGCGGCCGCCGTACGCAACCGGGCCGCCGACCTGTCCTTCGTACTCGATGAGCTGGCCGATCCGCACCGGGCCGGGGCCGTGTCCCGCATGATCGACTTCCGGCGGGTCGGGGCCGCCGGGCACTCGATCGGGGGCGCGTCCGCGGCGGCGACGATGGCCGCCGACGACCGCGTGCGGGCGGGGGTGAACCTGGACGGCGACTTCTACCTGCCCGAGCCCGGTGCCGGGCTCGGCCGGCGCCCGTTCCTGATGATGGGCACCGCGGACACCCACGCCCCGGGCTCGCCGGGCACGGACTGGCCCGCCGCCTGGTCCCGGCTCGACGGCTGGAAGCGGTGGCTGACGGTGACCGGCTCCGGCCACTACACCTTCACCGACCTGCCTTATGTCGCGGAGCAGCTGGGACTGCCGGACCCGTCGGTGCCGCTCTCGGGCACGCGGAGCCGGCAGATCACCAGCGCCTACGTGGCCGCGTTCTTCGACCTCCATCTGCGGGGCGTGTCCGCGCCGCTGCTCGACGGCCCCACGGCCGCGAACCCGGAGGTCGTCTTCCGGCACCCGGCGGCCTGA
- a CDS encoding LysR family transcriptional regulator, protein MELRHLTGFVAVAEELHFGRAAERLHIAQSPLSQQIRLLERDLGVRLFERTTRTVRLTSAGQALVEPARRLLADAAALRRTVRAAQHGETGRVTVGFGGASAYAALPALTRAVNAELPGVELVLEGQIFTGEALARLTDGTIDLGVAALPVRRGITARVVRAEPLVCALPEDHPLAARDGVTFADLADERVVTFPVARGSAVREAMVQGCHDAGFAPRIAQEAPDSYNLLALVGAGVGVAVVVGSARSIHLEHVVFRPLVGPGVPVLPIALAWRTGNDSAALAAVLEIAERVLPTPADYVA, encoded by the coding sequence GTGGAGCTCAGACACCTCACCGGATTCGTCGCCGTCGCCGAGGAACTGCACTTCGGGCGGGCCGCCGAGCGGCTGCACATCGCCCAGTCGCCGCTGAGCCAGCAGATCCGGCTGCTGGAGCGGGACCTCGGGGTGCGGCTCTTCGAGCGGACCACCCGGACCGTGCGGCTCACCTCCGCCGGACAGGCCCTCGTGGAACCGGCCCGGCGGCTGCTCGCCGACGCCGCCGCCCTGCGCCGCACCGTGCGCGCCGCCCAGCACGGCGAGACCGGCCGGGTCACCGTCGGCTTCGGCGGCGCCAGCGCCTACGCCGCGCTGCCCGCCCTGACCCGCGCCGTGAACGCCGAACTCCCCGGCGTCGAACTGGTCCTGGAGGGCCAGATCTTCACCGGCGAGGCGCTCGCCCGGCTCACCGACGGCACCATCGACCTCGGCGTCGCCGCCCTGCCCGTACGCCGCGGCATCACCGCCCGCGTCGTCCGCGCCGAGCCCCTCGTCTGCGCCCTGCCCGAGGACCACCCGCTCGCCGCCCGGGACGGGGTGACCTTCGCCGACCTCGCCGACGAGCGCGTCGTCACCTTCCCCGTCGCCCGCGGCTCCGCCGTGCGGGAGGCCATGGTGCAGGGCTGCCACGACGCCGGGTTCGCCCCGCGCATCGCGCAGGAGGCCCCGGACTCGTACAACCTGCTCGCCCTGGTCGGCGCCGGGGTCGGGGTCGCCGTCGTCGTCGGCTCCGCGCGCTCGATCCATCTGGAGCACGTCGTGTTCCGGCCCCTCGTCGGCCCCGGCGTGCCCGTCCTGCCGATCGCGCTCGCCTGGCGCACCGGCAACGACAGCGCCGCCCTCGCCGCCGTCCTGGAGATCGCCGAGCGCGTCCTCCCGACCCCGGCGGATTATGTGGCGTAG
- a CDS encoding CaiB/BaiF CoA transferase family protein, with translation MPDPQPQPQQPQTQARRPAAPLAGIKVVDLSKILAGPYATMSLADLGADVTKVEHPEGGDPTRRWGPPFQGEDATYYLAANRNKRSVTLDLKTADGQAAVHRMLADADVLVENFRPGSSLARLFDYRELTARHPRLVVLHISAFGESGPLRDEPGYDMVAQAAAGLMSLTGETDGPPVKAGFAMGDLGAALFGLIGITSALVERARTGRGQYVTTSLYETQLALHANWATAHFATGERPTRLGSGHPSLVPYQAYEASDGHFVIAVGNDALFRRLGEALGLDALADDPRYATNAARVVNRTELNEQLGRALKGDTVAGWCERLKAAGVPVAPIRHLDEVYACPQTEALGMVQEVDHPTAGRLRQVAFPVSFDGVRPAVRTAPPLLGQHDDDRNQP, from the coding sequence ATGCCCGATCCGCAGCCGCAGCCGCAGCAGCCCCAGACGCAGGCACGGCGGCCCGCCGCGCCGCTCGCCGGGATCAAGGTCGTCGACCTGTCCAAGATCCTCGCGGGGCCGTACGCCACCATGTCCCTCGCCGACCTCGGCGCCGACGTGACCAAGGTCGAGCACCCCGAGGGCGGCGACCCGACCCGCCGCTGGGGCCCGCCCTTCCAGGGCGAGGACGCCACCTACTACCTCGCCGCGAACCGCAACAAGCGGTCCGTCACCCTCGACCTCAAAACGGCGGACGGGCAGGCGGCCGTGCACCGGATGCTCGCCGACGCCGACGTCCTCGTGGAGAACTTCCGCCCCGGCAGCAGCCTCGCCCGCCTCTTCGACTACCGCGAACTCACCGCCCGCCACCCGCGCCTGGTCGTCCTGCACATCTCCGCCTTCGGCGAGAGCGGACCGCTGCGCGACGAACCCGGCTACGACATGGTCGCCCAGGCCGCCGCCGGCCTCATGTCCCTCACCGGCGAGACCGACGGCCCGCCCGTCAAGGCGGGCTTCGCGATGGGCGACCTCGGCGCCGCCCTCTTCGGCCTCATCGGCATCACCTCCGCCCTCGTCGAACGCGCCCGCACCGGACGCGGCCAGTACGTCACGACCTCCCTGTACGAGACCCAGCTCGCCCTGCACGCCAACTGGGCCACCGCCCACTTCGCCACGGGGGAGCGGCCGACCCGGCTCGGCTCCGGGCACCCGAGCCTCGTCCCGTACCAGGCCTACGAGGCGTCCGACGGACACTTCGTGATCGCCGTCGGCAACGACGCGCTGTTCCGCCGCCTGGGCGAGGCGCTCGGCCTGGACGCCCTCGCCGACGACCCGCGCTACGCGACGAACGCCGCCCGCGTCGTCAACAGGACCGAACTGAACGAGCAGTTGGGCCGCGCGCTGAAGGGCGACACCGTCGCCGGATGGTGCGAGCGGCTCAAGGCGGCGGGCGTGCCCGTCGCGCCCATCCGGCATCTCGACGAGGTGTACGCCTGCCCGCAGACCGAGGCGCTCGGCATGGTCCAGGAGGTGGACCATCCCACCGCCGGACGCTTGCGCCAGGTCGCTTTCCCTGTGAGTTTCGACGGCGTACGCCCCGCCGTACGCACCGCACCGCCCCTGCTCGGCCAGCACGACGACGACCGTAACCAGCCTTGA
- a CDS encoding acyl-CoA dehydrogenase family protein, which translates to MAFPALDPVDPLNLEALLTDEERAVRDTVRQYLDDKVEPHIAEWFENGEMPTLPELAREFGKMGLLGMHLEGYGCAGMSARAYGIACRELEATDSGLRSFVSVQGSLAMFAIHRFGSEEQKQEWLPRMAAGEAIGCFGLTEPDHGSDPASMTTRARRDGDDWILDGRKMWITNGSVAAVAVVWARTEDGVRGFVVPTDTPGFSAPLIKHKMSLRASVTSELVLDGVRLPASAQLPEARGVGAPLTCLNEARYGIVWGVTGAARSAWQAARDYSLQREQFGKPIAAFQLTQQKLVDMALELHKATLTALHLSALKDSDAGVHPAQISFGKLNNVREAIEICRTARTILGANGISLEYPVIRHANNLESVLTYEGTTEMHTLSLGQALTGHAAFR; encoded by the coding sequence ATGGCGTTCCCCGCGCTCGACCCCGTCGACCCGCTGAACCTCGAAGCCCTCCTCACCGACGAGGAGCGCGCCGTGCGCGACACCGTGCGGCAGTACCTCGACGACAAGGTCGAGCCGCACATCGCCGAGTGGTTCGAGAACGGCGAGATGCCCACACTGCCCGAACTCGCCCGCGAGTTTGGCAAGATGGGCCTGCTCGGCATGCACCTGGAGGGGTACGGCTGCGCCGGCATGTCGGCCCGCGCCTACGGCATCGCCTGCCGCGAACTGGAGGCCACCGACTCCGGTCTGCGCTCCTTCGTCTCCGTGCAGGGCTCCCTCGCCATGTTCGCCATCCACCGCTTCGGCTCGGAGGAGCAGAAGCAGGAGTGGCTGCCGCGGATGGCCGCCGGCGAGGCCATCGGCTGCTTCGGGCTCACCGAGCCCGACCACGGTTCGGACCCGGCGTCCATGACGACACGGGCCCGGCGCGACGGGGACGACTGGATCCTCGACGGCCGCAAGATGTGGATCACCAACGGGTCGGTGGCCGCCGTCGCCGTCGTCTGGGCGCGGACCGAGGACGGCGTACGCGGCTTCGTCGTGCCGACGGACACGCCCGGCTTCTCGGCGCCGCTCATCAAGCACAAGATGTCGCTGCGCGCTTCGGTGACCAGTGAGCTGGTCCTGGACGGGGTACGGCTGCCGGCCTCCGCGCAGCTGCCCGAGGCGCGGGGTGTCGGGGCACCGCTGACCTGCCTGAACGAGGCCCGGTACGGCATCGTGTGGGGCGTCACGGGTGCGGCCCGTTCGGCCTGGCAGGCGGCGCGTGACTACTCCCTCCAGCGGGAGCAGTTCGGGAAGCCGATCGCGGCGTTCCAGCTCACGCAGCAGAAGCTGGTCGACATGGCGCTGGAGCTCCACAAGGCGACGCTCACCGCGCTGCACCTCTCCGCGCTGAAGGACTCGGACGCCGGCGTCCACCCGGCCCAGATCAGCTTCGGCAAGCTCAACAACGTCCGCGAGGCCATCGAGATCTGCCGCACCGCCCGGACGATCCTCGGTGCCAACGGGATCTCGCTCGAATACCCCGTCATCCGCCACGCCAACAACCTCGAATCGGTCCTCACCTACGAAGGCACCACGGAGATGCACACCCTGTCCCTGGGTCAGGCCCTGACGGGCCACGCCGCGTTCCGCTGA